Below is a genomic region from Streptomyces sp. RPA4-2.
CAGCCGGGCCGCCTTGTCCCGGCCGCGCACCGGCCGCAGCCCCGCCGGCGCCTTGCCGCCGCCGTCCGTCCACACGGTCACGTCCGGCGCGAGGATCTCCATCAGCGCGGCGATGTCCCCGCCGAGCGCCGCCTCGACGAAACGCTCGGTCGCCTGGCGGCGGACACGGGGATGGGCCCGGTAGAGCGGGCGGCGGGCGTGCACGTGCTCCCGCGCCCGGTGCGCGAGCTGGCGCACCGCCGCCGGACTGCGGTCGATGACCTCCGCGATCTCGGTGTGCGCGTAGCCGAACACCTCGTTGAGGACGAAGACCGCCCGCTCCAGCGGGGTGAGCGACTCGAGGACCACCAGCATCGCCAGCGACACCGACTCGGTGCGCAGAGTGCGGTCGGTCGAGTCGTCGGGGCCCGCTTCGTCGAGCAGCGGCTCCGGCAGCCAGGGCCCCACATACGTCTCACGGCGCCGGGTGATCGCGGCGCGGCGCGCGAGCGCGTGGTTCACGGCGATCCGCACGAGGTAGGCGCGTGGGTTGGTGATCGCGTCCAGCGGTGCCCGCCGGGCACGGCCCGTCCATGACAGCCAGGCCTCCTGGAGGACGTCCTCGGTGTCGGCGACGCTGCCGAGGATGTTGTAGACGATCGCGAAGAGCAGCTCGCGATGGTCGACGAACACCTGCGTGGCGCTCTCGGTCCTCTCGGACATGCCATTCCTCCCTGGGTGCGCTCACCACTGCGAGCCCCGGAGAGGGTCCGAATGTGACATCCGGAGGCCAAAGAGTGACGTACGTCTCACGGCGTCACGCGGTCCCGGCGCCGTGCCCTCTTGAACGCGAGTCCGATGCCCGGGGCATCACCCGGCACCCAACTCGGCACTAGGAGACGGACATCGTGTTCAAGAAATGGCACGGCAACCCCTGGGCGATCCTCATCACGCTCTCCCTGGGCTTCTTCATGACCCTGCTCGACCTGACCATCGTCAACATCGCGATCCCCGACATGGGCCAGGACCTCGGCGCCTCACTGGACGAGATCCTCTGGGTCGTCAACGCCTACACGCTCGCGCTGGCCGTGCTGCTCATCACCGCGGGCCGCCTCGGCGACCTGCGCGGCAAACGCGCCCTCTTCCTGGCCGGCGTCGCCCTGTTCACACTCGCCAGCCTCGCCTGTGGCCTCGCACGGGACCCGGCCCAACTGATCGCGTTCCGGGCGGTCCAGGGACTGGGCGCGGCGCTGCTCATGCCACAGACCCTGTCGATCATCGCGGAGGTGTTCCCGGCCGACCGGCGCGGTGCCGCGATGGGTGTCTGGGGCGCGGTCGCGGGCATCTCCGGCGCGCTCGGCCCGATCATCGGCGGCGCGCTGATCACGCACCTGGACTGGCGGTGGATCTTCTTCGTGAACCTGCCGCTCGGGGCGCTGGTGCTGGTGCTCGCCGTGGCGATCATCCCGGCCTCGCGCCGCACCGTCCGCCACCGCTTCGACACCCCCGGCGTGCTGCTCGCGTCAAGTGCCCTGTTCTGCCTGGCCTTCGGGCTGACGGAGGGGCAGCGCTACGACTGGAACGGCTGGATCCTGTCCCTGTTCGGTGCCGCGGCGCTGCTCTTCGCCGGATTCCTCGGCCACGAGCGCGGCCGGCAGGACGACGATCCGCTCGTCCCGTTCTCGCTCTTCAGGGACCGCAACTTCACCCTCATCAACTTCGTCGGCGTCACGGTGTCCTTCGGCGTGATCGGGATGTTCCTGCCGCTGACGATCTACCTGCAGTCCGTGCTGGGGTTCAGCGCCCTCAAGTCCGGACTCGTCCTGCTGCCGCTCGCGATCGGCTCGTTCGTGACGGCGGGGCCCGCCGGAGTCCTCGCGGACAAGGTCGGCGGCAAGTTCATCCTGATGACCGGGCTGCTGGCCTGGGCCGCGGCCCTGGTGTGGATCGTGGCCGCGGTGGACGTGGGGTCGAGCTGGACGGCGGTCGCCTTTCCCCTGCTGCTCGCGGGCCTGGGAGCCGGGTTCACCTTCGCGCCGATGGCCACCGAGGTCATGCGCAACGTGCCCGCGAGGCTCTCCGGAGCCGCCTCCGGCCTCAACAACGCGCTGCGGCAGGTCGGTTCGGTACTCGCGGGAGCCGTCGTCGGTGCGGTGCTCCAGGCCCGGCTGGCGTCCTCGCTCCCCGAGCAGGCACAGCAGCGCGCCGGCCGGCTGCCCGCGGCGTACCGCGACGGTTTCGTCGGCGCCTTCTCCAAGGGGGAGGCCGACGTGAACGCGGGACAGTCGGCGCGGGTGCCGGACGGCGTCCCGCACGACGTCGCCGACCGCATGCGCGAACTCGGTAGCCAGGTCTTCGGCCATGGCTTCGTGCACGCGATGGGGCCCGCCGTCCTGGTCGCCGCCGCCGTTCTGCTGGCCGGCGCGCTCGCCTGCCTCGCCGTACGCCGTCACCGGGGGCCGTCGGCCAACCCGCACGCCTTGCCCGTGTACGAACCCCGACTGGAGGAAGCGGCCTCATGACCACCGACACGATCGACCTCACCGTGATGTACGCGGCCCACGACGCCTTCCGGCGCGATCTGGAGCGTCTCGCCAAGGCCGCGGTGGACGGCACCGCGTCCACTCCTCAAGTCCGCGCGGGCTGGGACAACTTCAAGCATCAGCTGCACATCCATCACACCGCGGAGGACAGCGACCTGTGGCCGCGTGTGGAGCGCGGGGCCGCGGGGCGGCCCAGGGACGTCGCCCTGCTCGCCGCGATGGAGGCGGAGCACGCGGGCCTCGGCGCGCTGCTGACGGCCGTCGACACCGCGCTGCGTGACCGGTCGGCCGAACTCCCCGCCTGTGTACACGCGTTGGCCGCCGCCCTTGGCGACCACCTCACGCACGAGGAGGACAGTGCCCTTCCGCTCGTCCAGGAGGTCCTGACGCCGGCGGACTGGGGTGCCTTCACCGGGAAGATCCGCGAGGCACAGGGGCTGCGGGGGGCCGCGCTCTTCGTGCCATGGATCGTCGACGGCGCCCCGGCCGCCGACCGGGCCCGGTTCCTCGGCGCGCTGCCGCCACCCGTGCGGGTCCTCAACCGGCTCTTCTGGGAGGCGGGTTACCGCAGGCGCGGGTTGTGGCAGTCCTGAAGTCGAGGGGCGTGCGGACGGGGCTTCGGCTCCGTCCGGACGCCCGGCCCGTATCCCGGGGCCGCCGGCCGAGGGCGGGAGGATCGGGGTAAGCCGGCGGGTTTCGCGCGGGAGAGCCGCCGTCCTGCGCGGGGCCTCCGAGAAGGGCCGGGTTCCAGTGGACTACCGGATTCCGTGCGCCGGTAGCGTGCGACGGGCTCCGGCGCGAGCGTGTGGTTCACACGGGGCGCACGGAATTTCGAAAGCCGGTGCGAGTGGGCCGAGTTGGCAGGGCAATTGACCATCTTTCAAAAGTGCGGATGTTTCCCAGGCGCCTTGTTGGTCGTGAGCGTGTTGTGCGAGGGTGAACTTACTGCGCGTGGTCAATGGCCGGGTGTGAAATCCGTGTTCGTCATTTCGGACCGTCGGTGAGCTCGAAAGGCTCCGGACGAGGGTCTTCGCCGACCTTCCCGCCCGGCTGTTCTCCCGGCGCATCGCCAAAAAGGCACGCATCAGGCAGGGCTGCTTTTCGGCGGCCGGAAATAGCCCGTGTGCCTCCTTGCACCGTGGAAGGAACCCGTTCCGTGCCCACCCCCACCCCCCTCGTCCCGCCCATCCTCCCGGCGGCGCCTTCGGTGAATGCGACGAGAGTCTCGCCGCCCGACTGAGAGGCCGACCGGAGGGCGGGGCCACCAGTCCGTGGCCCTGCTGATGGCCCGGCACTGGCAGTCGACGTACGACTACGCGGTCGTCTGCCTCGCCTCTTCGTCGCACATCGCCTCGATGGTCGCCGCGACCTCCTTCCACTACGCGCTCGACTGCCTGATACGCGGCGAGTCCGGAGCGGCCCTGCGGCCCCGGCTCCTGGTGACGGTGCGGGACACCGTCAAGGAATGGTCCGCGGAGGACCGGATATCCGGTGTTCTGCCGGATCTGGGGAAACCCGCCGGTGGGCGTGGTATGCGGGTGGCGGGATCCTCGGGATCCCTGACAGCCGAAAATCGCAAGCTCGCCGAGCGTTCCTTCCACACTCTCCCGGGTTCCGCGCAGTGTCTGCTGTGGCACACCGAGGTCGAGGCCGAGCCCATATCCGTACCGGCCGGTCTGTCGGGCATGGACCTCGGGACCGCGGTGGCCGCTCTGGAGCAGGCCCGTGAGCAATTCCGGCAGGGTTGTGTGCGCGCCCATCGGGAACTCGCGCCGAGCGGGGAATGCGGCTCCTACAACCGGCTGCTGGATGTCCCGACGCGTCGCGGCGGCGCGCCGTTGCCGGAGGACCGGCACCATCTCGCGGGGTGCGCCCACTGCCGGCACGCCGAGGAGCAACTCAGCCTGTGTGAAGGTGAGTTGGGTGTTCTCCTGGCCGAGGCCGTGCTCGGATGGGGCGCGCGGCGTTATCTCGACACCCGCACGGGGGGCGCGCAGCGAGGAGTGCGCCCCCTGGACGGGCCGGCGTTCGGAGGCAGGCTTCCGGTCGGTGCCGGCGTACCCGGCGGCCCGCGAGTTGGGCGTGGCGATGGCCGTGACGCGGGAGGTCACGGGGGTCCGGGCGATGACGGAGGCCCTGGCGATGACGGAGGTCTCGCGGCGGGCGGGCGTGCCGGGAGCGGTGGACGCCATCGACCGTCGGCCAGGATTTCCGCGCAGGGTCGCCGGATCCTGACCGGACAGGCACGTTCCAAGGCCCTGCTCACGGGAGCGGGCACCGTCTCGGCCCTGCTGCTCGTGACCGTCCTCGCCGTGAGTCTGTCGTCCTCGGGCAGCGGCGGAGCCGACCCGGCCGCCTCCACGGGCGTCGGCAGCACCGGCACGGTTCCGGCCGCCCCGGGTTCCTCGCCCCCGACCTCGGCCGGACTGCCCACCGGTACCGAGCGGATGCGACTGCGCAACCTCGCCGCCGACCTGTGCCTCGACATCCGGGGCGGCCGGGCGACGTCCGGCGCGGAGACGGAGCTTGCCGCCTGCTCCTCCGCCGGGACCCAGCAGTGGTCGTACGAGGACGACGGGCTGCTGCGCAGTGTCGCCGACCCCGGAATGTGCCTGGACTCCGGGGCGGTCGACGGCGTCGTCGCGCTCGACCGCTGCGTCGGTTCCGGGGACGCGCACCGCGACGACGTTCGCTATGACCTCACCGTGCGCGGTGAGTTGCTGCCTCGTGCGCGAAATCGGCTCGCGGTCGCGCCCGGTTCCACCGACCCGGACGCCGACATCGTCGTCAAGGACCGAAGCGGTTCCGACGCGCAGCGCTGGCGCACCGACTCCTCGCCGGCGGCACCCCGGTCGTTGTCGATCGCGGGCACGGCGAGCGCGTCGACGCGTCCCGTCACCGAGCCGGCGTCCGCCGGCGGCACGACGGCCGGACAGCCGGGCGACCCGTCCGGCGACCCGTCCGGCGACCCGTCCGGCGGGCAGCCGACGCGGGGAACCGATGCCCCGGAGGTGACCGGGACGGACGCCCCCGACGAACCCCGCCCGGTGAGCGCCGACGACCGCACGAGCCCGGAGTCCGTGCTGCCGCTGCCTGCACGACTTCCGCCCGCGGCGGCCGAGACGGCGGAGACGGCCCTCTGAGGGAACGATCCCCCGGCGCGCATGAGCCGTCGGGGGACCGGGACCGCACGGGACCGGCCCGGTGGACTCGATCGGCTCGTCCGGTGGGATCGGTCCGTCCGATGGGAATGGTCCGGCCGACGGAATGGGATCGGGCCGTGGGAGCAAACCGGCGGACGGGATGGGCCCGCACCACGGGACCGATCCGGCGGACGGGAACCGGCCTGTGCGGGGCGGTGCGCCTGACATGACCGGGTTGGCCCCGCGGGGACGGAGCGTGTGACGGGACCAGGTGGCCCCGCAGGCGCACCGCGCCCGATGAGACCGGGTGGGCCCGCAGGGACGGTGCGCTTGGCGTGACCGGTGGCCCCCAGCCCGGAGCGCCCCGCTCGACCAGCCGGGACACGGGACCTGACCCGCCCCGCCCCGACCCGCCCGCGCCGGGGGACCGGGCCGAGCCCCCTACGTCACCACGTCCCGCAGCGGCTTGCCCGCCACGAAGTCGGCGGCGTTCTGGACCGCGGCCAGCGCGATCCGTACGAGGGTCTCGCGCGTGACGCCCGCGACGTGCGGCGAGAGCACCACGTTCGGGACCTTGAGCAACCGCAGCGCCGCCGTGGGCGGTTCGGGATCGAAGACGTCGAGACCCGCGCCGGCCAGGGCACCCGCGTCGAGCGCGTCCGCGAGGGCGTCCTGGTCGATCAGGGCGCCCCGTGAGGTGTTGACGACGAACGCGGTGGGCTTCAGGAGCGCCAGCCGCTCGGCATTGAGCAGATGCCGGGTCGTCTCGGTGAGCGGCGCGTGCAGCGTGACGTAGTCCGACGTCCGCAGCAGTTCGTCGAGTTCGACGTGGCGGGCGCCCCCGAGCCGGGCCTCCGCCTCCGCGCCGACGGACTGCGGACCGGCGTACACGATGGACATGTCGAACGCGACCGCGCGGCGGGCGACCTCCTCGCCGATGTGACCGAGCCCGATGATGCCGAGGGTCTTGCCGGACAGCTCGGTGATGGACCGCTGCAGCCGCGGCAGCGCCCAGTCCGCGTCGACGAGCGCGGTGTGGGCCGGGATCAGCTGCTTGGCGAGGGCGAGCATGAGGGCGAAGGTCTGCTCGGCCACGTTCTGCTTCTCGGCGCCGCTGGAGCCGATGTTGCACACCGGCACTCCCTTGGCGCGGGCGGCGTCCAGGTCCACGTAGTCGAAGCCGTGGCTGGCGCACTGCACCAGTTCGAGGTCCGGTGCGGCGGCCAGGTGCCCGGCGGTCACCGGGGCGAGGCCGGTGATGATGACCTGGGCCTCGCGCAGCGCGCCGGGGTCCTCGTCGGTCGTCTCGACGACGGTGACGCGGGCCTCACCGGGGAAGACCCCGGCCAGCGCGGCTCCGGCGGTGCGGCCGCCCACGTGTGCCGAGACCACGGCGAGTACGTTCTTCACGGTGTTTCCTCGATCAGGTCGTCGGGGCCGAGGCCGGCGGGGCGGGAGTGCCCGGACAGGGCGAGGGTGAGGTCGAACTCCGCGAGCAGACAGCGGATCACGTGTTCGACGCCCGCCTGTCCGTCGAGGCCGAGCCCGTAGGCGTACGGTCGTCCGACGAGCACGGCCCGTGCGCCGAGGGCGAGCGCCTTGAAGATGTCGTCGCCGGTGCGGATGCCGCTGTCGAACAGGACGGTCAGCCGGTCGCCGACCGCCTCGACCACCCGGGGCAGTGCGTCGGCGGCCGCGACCGACCCCGCCACCTGCCGCCCGCCGTGGTTGGAGACCACCACGCCGTCCATCCCCGCGTCGGCCGCGCGCCGGGCGTCGTCCGGGTGCAGGATGCCCTTGAGGATGATCGGCCCGTCCCAGTTCTCCCGCAGGAAGGCCAGGTCCGGCCAGGTCTTTCCGGGGTCGGCGAACATCCCCACGAAGTGCATCACGGCCGCGTTCGGGTCCTCGTGCACCGGTTTGGCCAGACCCGCCTGGAACGCCGGGTCCGAGAAGTGGTTCGCGGTGCCGATGCCGTGCAGGAACGGCAGATACGCCTGGTCGAGGTCGCGTGGACGCCAGGCCAGCAGGGGAGTGTCCAGCGTGACGAACAGGGCCGTGTATCCGGCGGCCTTCGCCCGGTCCAGGAAGCTCCGGGTCACCTCGCGGTCCTTCGCCCAGTACAGCTGGAACCAGCGCTCCGCGTCGCCCATCGCCTCGGCGACCTGCTCCATCGGCGTACTGGACGCCGAGGACAGGATGTACGGGACACCCTGCGCTGCTGCGGCCCGCGCGGCGGCGGACTCCGCGTCCGGATGCATGATGGAGAGCACGCCCACGGGCGCGAGCGCCAGCGGCGCGGGCAGGGCGCGCCCCAGCACCTCTACGGACAGGTCGCGTTCGTGCACGTCCCGCAGCATGCGCGGCACGATCCGGCGCCGGTCGAGCGCCTCCCGGTTGGCCCGCGCGGTGCTGCCGTTGCCCGCGCTTCCCGCCACATAGCCGACCGGACCGGGGCCGAGGCGCTGCTCGGTGAGCTCCTCCAGCCGGGTCAGATCGGTGGGCAGCCGCGGCACGGCGCCCGTCATTCCGTTCAGATAGATCTCGTACTGGAAGTCGGCCCAGTGCTTCGCCATCCGTACGTCCCGCCTCTCGTCCCTGAGATCGCGCTGTACGCCGTCGATCCTGGCGAATGTGACAAGGTCCGTCCACTGTGGTGCGCACATCGCGCGGCTGGGATCATCACCTGGTGACAAAGAGGCCCGTGGACGTCAGGGAACGCGTCCGGCAGGAGATGGTCGCCGACCCGCGTGTCGTGGAGGCGGTCGTCGCCGCCGTGCACGAACAGGTCCCGGCCTACGCCGCGCTCGACGACAGCCGGCTGCCGGAGGTGCGGGCCATCGCGGCCTGGGGGCTGGAGCGCCTGCTCCATCTGTGGGC
It encodes:
- the sigJ gene encoding RNA polymerase sigma factor SigJ; translation: MSERTESATQVFVDHRELLFAIVYNILGSVADTEDVLQEAWLSWTGRARRAPLDAITNPRAYLVRIAVNHALARRAAITRRRETYVGPWLPEPLLDEAGPDDSTDRTLRTESVSLAMLVVLESLTPLERAVFVLNEVFGYAHTEIAEVIDRSPAAVRQLAHRAREHVHARRPLYRAHPRVRRQATERFVEAALGGDIAALMEILAPDVTVWTDGGGKAPAGLRPVRGRDKAARLFAGYAARRGAGLDIRYRRVNGDDSAVLFAGESPYAVMVMDLTPDGEQVSDVYIVTNPEKLARVRRTDETDETHATDATEEEHA
- a CDS encoding DHA2 family efflux MFS transporter permease subunit is translated as MFKKWHGNPWAILITLSLGFFMTLLDLTIVNIAIPDMGQDLGASLDEILWVVNAYTLALAVLLITAGRLGDLRGKRALFLAGVALFTLASLACGLARDPAQLIAFRAVQGLGAALLMPQTLSIIAEVFPADRRGAAMGVWGAVAGISGALGPIIGGALITHLDWRWIFFVNLPLGALVLVLAVAIIPASRRTVRHRFDTPGVLLASSALFCLAFGLTEGQRYDWNGWILSLFGAAALLFAGFLGHERGRQDDDPLVPFSLFRDRNFTLINFVGVTVSFGVIGMFLPLTIYLQSVLGFSALKSGLVLLPLAIGSFVTAGPAGVLADKVGGKFILMTGLLAWAAALVWIVAAVDVGSSWTAVAFPLLLAGLGAGFTFAPMATEVMRNVPARLSGAASGLNNALRQVGSVLAGAVVGAVLQARLASSLPEQAQQRAGRLPAAYRDGFVGAFSKGEADVNAGQSARVPDGVPHDVADRMRELGSQVFGHGFVHAMGPAVLVAAAVLLAGALACLAVRRHRGPSANPHALPVYEPRLEEAAS
- a CDS encoding hemerythrin domain-containing protein; translation: MTTDTIDLTVMYAAHDAFRRDLERLAKAAVDGTASTPQVRAGWDNFKHQLHIHHTAEDSDLWPRVERGAAGRPRDVALLAAMEAEHAGLGALLTAVDTALRDRSAELPACVHALAAALGDHLTHEEDSALPLVQEVLTPADWGAFTGKIREAQGLRGAALFVPWIVDGAPAADRARFLGALPPPVRVLNRLFWEAGYRRRGLWQS
- a CDS encoding ricin-type beta-trefoil lectin domain protein; this encodes MARHWQSTYDYAVVCLASSSHIASMVAATSFHYALDCLIRGESGAALRPRLLVTVRDTVKEWSAEDRISGVLPDLGKPAGGRGMRVAGSSGSLTAENRKLAERSFHTLPGSAQCLLWHTEVEAEPISVPAGLSGMDLGTAVAALEQAREQFRQGCVRAHRELAPSGECGSYNRLLDVPTRRGGAPLPEDRHHLAGCAHCRHAEEQLSLCEGELGVLLAEAVLGWGARRYLDTRTGGAQRGVRPLDGPAFGGRLPVGAGVPGGPRVGRGDGRDAGGHGGPGDDGGPGDDGGLAAGGRAGSGGRHRPSARISAQGRRILTGQARSKALLTGAGTVSALLLVTVLAVSLSSSGSGGADPAASTGVGSTGTVPAAPGSSPPTSAGLPTGTERMRLRNLAADLCLDIRGGRATSGAETELAACSSAGTQQWSYEDDGLLRSVADPGMCLDSGAVDGVVALDRCVGSGDAHRDDVRYDLTVRGELLPRARNRLAVAPGSTDPDADIVVKDRSGSDAQRWRTDSSPAAPRSLSIAGTASASTRPVTEPASAGGTTAGQPGDPSGDPSGDPSGGQPTRGTDAPEVTGTDAPDEPRPVSADDRTSPESVLPLPARLPPAAAETAETAL
- a CDS encoding 2-hydroxyacid dehydrogenase; the encoded protein is MKNVLAVVSAHVGGRTAGAALAGVFPGEARVTVVETTDEDPGALREAQVIITGLAPVTAGHLAAAPDLELVQCASHGFDYVDLDAARAKGVPVCNIGSSGAEKQNVAEQTFALMLALAKQLIPAHTALVDADWALPRLQRSITELSGKTLGIIGLGHIGEEVARRAVAFDMSIVYAGPQSVGAEAEARLGGARHVELDELLRTSDYVTLHAPLTETTRHLLNAERLALLKPTAFVVNTSRGALIDQDALADALDAGALAGAGLDVFDPEPPTAALRLLKVPNVVLSPHVAGVTRETLVRIALAAVQNAADFVAGKPLRDVVT
- a CDS encoding lactate 2-monooxygenase, which translates into the protein MAKHWADFQYEIYLNGMTGAVPRLPTDLTRLEELTEQRLGPGPVGYVAGSAGNGSTARANREALDRRRIVPRMLRDVHERDLSVEVLGRALPAPLALAPVGVLSIMHPDAESAAARAAAAQGVPYILSSASSTPMEQVAEAMGDAERWFQLYWAKDREVTRSFLDRAKAAGYTALFVTLDTPLLAWRPRDLDQAYLPFLHGIGTANHFSDPAFQAGLAKPVHEDPNAAVMHFVGMFADPGKTWPDLAFLRENWDGPIILKGILHPDDARRAADAGMDGVVVSNHGGRQVAGSVAAADALPRVVEAVGDRLTVLFDSGIRTGDDIFKALALGARAVLVGRPYAYGLGLDGQAGVEHVIRCLLAEFDLTLALSGHSRPAGLGPDDLIEETP